CAATTCCTGTAACCATTTCCGTAACAGGGTGCTCAACCTGAATACGGGTATTCATTTCAAGGAAATAAAAATTCAAATCTTTATCTACCAAAAATTCAATTGTTCCTGCGTTGTTATAACCAATTGCCTTGCCAATAGTAACAGCAGCTTCTCCCATCTTCTGACGAACCTCTGGTGTTAATGTTGGCGATGGAGATTCTTCAATAATCTTCTGGTAACGACGCTGAATTGAACATTCTCTTTCAAACAGATGAATTACATTACCAAAATTATCTCCTAATACCTGAATTTCTATATGTCTTGGTTCTTCAATAAATTTCTCAATATAAACTGTCTCGTCACCAAAATAAGATTTAGCTTCGCGACTTGTTGATTCAATGGCTTCAGCAAGTTCAGATTCATTGTAAACTATCCTCATTCCTTTTCCACCTCCACCTGCAGCAGCTTTAACCAATAACGGAAAAGCAATTGTTTTTGCAGCAGTAATAAGAGTTTCAACAGTACCGGTAATACCTTCGGTAAGCGGAACATTTAAAGTTTTTACAAAATTACGGGCTTCTATTTTATTGCCCATTATCCGCATCGACTCTGTGTTGGGTCCAATAAAAACTATTCCGGCTTTATTACATTCGTTTACAAACTGAGAATTTTCAGCCATAAATCCATAACCTGGATGAACAGCATCGCAGCCATAACGTTTCGCAACATCAATGATTTTACCAATATTAAGGTAAGTGTCACTTAGTTCAACTTCGCCTATGCAATATGACTCATCAGCAAAACTAACATGCAATGACTCTTTATCAACTTCTGAGTAAATAGCAACAGTTGCAATTCCTAATTTTTTTGCAGTCTTCATTACTCTTACTGCGATTTCACCTCTGTTTGCTACTAATATTTTTTTAAATAATTTCATTTTAAACAAATTTATTTTCTATTCTATATATTGTTACAACTAACTAACCCAGTTAGGTTTTCTTTTTTCTAGGAATGCCGCCATTCCTTCTTGTCCTTCTTCTGATGCACGAATATCTGCAATAACTTTTGCTGTATAATCATGCGACTCATCAAATGACAACACATTACACACATCATAAATTAATTTCTTACAATGTGCAATGGCTTTTGGACCGCTGGTTCTTAACAATTCTATAACTGAGTTAACTTCAGCTTCCATTTTTTCAGTAGTCTCGAATGATTTATTTACAAGTTTGTATTGTTCAGCTTCTTTTCCTTTTATTCTTTTACCTGTAAGCATCAAATCCTTTGCACCATATTCACCAACTCTTTTAATAACATAAGGTGAAATACAAGCTGGCACAATACCTATTTTTACTTCACTTAATGAAAATGTAGCATTATCTTCACAATATGCCATATCGCAAGCAGATAAAAGTCCGTTTGCACCGCCTAAAGCAACGCCGTGAACCATTGCAATTGTTGGCTTTTTGCAGGTATAAATTGCATAAAAGCATTTTGAAAGTTTTTTGCTTTCGCAAAAATTTTCTTCATAACTTTGCTTTGCTACATCACGCATCCAGTTAAGGTCTACACCGGCACAAAAAGATTTTTCGCGACCACGAAGAACAACAGCTGAAATCTCTGACTTATTACTAACAGATTCAAAAAACTCAGTAATCTCAGCAATCATTACATCATTAAAAGCATTGTGCACATTTGGACGATTCATCCAAACAGTTGCAACATTTCTCTCTAATGTTATTTCAAGACTATTGTATGTTTTCATATTATTAAATTTTACATTCTGAAAACACCAAACTGTTGTTCAGGAAATTTTTGATTTAACGACATTGCAATACCCATCGCTAAAACTTTACGTGTATCCACCGGGTCAATAATACCATCGTCCCATAAACGTGAAGTACTATAATATGCCGAGCCCTCATGCTCATATTTTTCTAAAATACTTTGCCTTAATTTTTCTACTTCTTCTTCGGGCATTGTTTGTCCTCTTTCAGCCAGCTGATCTTGCTTTACCTGAATAAGTACACCAGCAGCCTGCTCACCTCCCATTACTGAAATTTTTGAATTTGGCCACATATTTAAAAGTCGAGGTTCATAACCCCTGCCAGCCATAGCATAGTTTCCAGCTCCATTTGAGCTACCAAAGACTAATGTAAATTTAGGAACATTGGCATTCGCAACAGCGTGCACCATTTTTGCACCATTACGTGCAATACCACCTCTTTCATATTCTTTTCCAACAATAAATCCTGTAATATTCTGCAAAAATAAAATCGGAGTTTTTCTTGCACAACAAAGTTCAATAAAATGAGCTGCTTTTAATGAAGATTCAGAAAACAGAACTCCATTATTGGCAACTATCCCTATTGGATACCCCATTATTCTTGCAAAACCGGTAACTATAGTTGGCGCATAACGAGCTTTAAATTCGTGAAATTTACTACCGTCAACAATACGCATAATAATTTCTTTCGAATCAACAGGTTTTTTCAAATCAATTGGCGCAATGCCATAAAGTTCTTCCGGATCATAGAATGGTTCTTCAATCGGAGCTATATCTAAAATCTGTTTATCTGATGCTTTAAGTGTTTCAAAAATATTTCTGCAAATCTGAATTGCATGAACATCATTTTCTGCAAAATGATCGGAAACGCCTGATATTGCAGTATGAACATCTGCTCCTCCAAGTTCTTCGGCTGTAACAACCATTCCGGTTGCAGCTTTCACAAGAGGAGGACCACCAATAAAAATTGTTCCCTGTTTTTTTACAATTATTGTTTCATCACTCATAGCAGGCATATATGCTCCACCAGCTGTACAAGAACCCATTACAATTGACAACTGAGGAATTCCCAGAGCAGATAGACGTGCCTGATTAAAGAAAAATCTGCCAAAATGATATTTATCTGGAAAAACGTTAGCCTGATCGGGTAAGAAAACTCCACCAGAATCAACCATATAAACACATGGCAAATGATTTTCCAATGCAATTTCCTGAGCGCGGACATGCTTTTTTATTGTTTCCTTCATGTATGTACCGCCTTTTACTGTTGCATCATTTGCCACAATAACGGCTTCCTTGCCATGAATTATTCCTATACCGGTTACAATTCCAGCGCTAGGAAACTCATTATCATACATACCATATGCAGCAAGAGGAGATAATTCCAAAAAAGGTGTATTTGGATCTATTAATAAATCAATGCGCTCACGAGCCAGCAATTTTCCACGCTCTTTGTGCTTTTTAACAGCCTTTTCGGAACCTCCGTTTTTAACGGTTTTTAAAACTCCTTTATATTCGTTTAATAATTTAAGATATGCCTCTTTATTAGCCTTAAATTCATCAGAGTTTACATTAATTTTTGTTTCTAATCGGTACAAGGTAATTTATATTTTATGGTTAAAAAATAATGGTTAGCAAACCTACCTAAATTTTCTAAAAAACACAAATTACCAACTCAAATGAATATGTTCTTTAACAGAATTATTCCAATATAAATCGATTTTCTTTAACAAAAACATATTTACAGCTCATTTTGAATTTCTTAATAAAATTATCTTTAATTTTAATGCATTATTAAAACCTTAAAAAACTATCAATATGGCATTCATTAAAATTCTATCATTCTTGATTTTAATTTATGGAATCGTTGGTTTGATTCTTTCGTTTGCTTTAATTAACGGTAAAGACAAATACGGAAACGCTACCGGAGAAAAAAAGAAAATCGTTTTTCCTTTTCATAAAATAGCCATCGGAGTTGGAGCAGTAATATTCTTTATTGCGATGGTAATTGTCAGAATCGGAGCTCAGGATGCAGGAGTTCTTGTTACACCAAGAGGAGTTCAGGATGAAGAATTACATACTGGCTGGCACATTATTATGCCTTGGAATGACATCTATATTATGGATAAAACTCTTTGGGTTTACACCTGTGCTCACAATGCAAAAGAAGGGCAAAAAAGAGATGCAGATGCTATATGGGCACCAACTAAAGATGGAATAAAAATGGGTTTTGATGTTTCTGTTTCGTGGAGAATTATTCCTGATGAAGCAAGTTGGATATATGCTAACGTTTCTGAAAATGACGGTGGATCATCAGGCAGATATTATTGGTTAGAAGAAAATGTTATCCGTCCTAAATTAAAATCTGCGTTAGCATTAACGGTTAGTCACTTTACTCCGATTGAAGTTTATTCAACAAAACGACAGGAAATTCAAGATAATATTATTAGCCGAATGAGAGCAGAAGTTAAACAATTTAAGCTTACAATTGAGCAGGTTGACTTAAGGGAAGTATTTTATAACGAAGAATATGAAAAATCTATTAACTCAAAAAAACTTGCAGAACAGGAAGCCTTACGTTTAATTGAAGTAACAAAGCAAAAAGAAGAACAATTAAAACAAGCTGAAATTGAAAAAAACATCGCAATACAGCAGGCAGAAGGTGAAGCAAAAGCACTTCAGATAAAAGGAACTTCAATAGCTCAAAACCCGAAGATTATTGACCTTGAATGGATAAATAAATGGAATGGACAATTACCTGTATATATGATGGGAAGTGGACAAGGTGTAATGTTAAATTTACCGAATAAATAATTTAAATCTTTCCGAAAGTTTGTACTACAAAGCTTTCGGAAAGATCACTTTCTTTTCTTAATCTACGGTCTTCTCTCTGGCTGCAATTTCTTCTACAATCTTTTTCTGACCTTCAATTTCTTTTTCTTTATTGACTTGATCAGATTTATTCTTCTCAATTTCCTTTTCTGCATCAGAAATTTTTGACTTATATTCTTCTATTTGTTTTTCAAGACGTTCCTTACTTCTAACAAGATCCTCTTTCTCTTTTGTAAATCCATCTAATACTTTCTGAGCATCTTTTTGTTTATCTTTTATGGCATCAATAGTAGTTTGAACAGCAAACTCTTTCACTATTTTCTCCATAACTTTATATTTTGAAGAATGTTCTGAAGAAGATAAATAAGCTCCTCCCAAATCAACCGCTACAACAATTTCGAATTCATCGTCACCTGTTTTACGAACAAATGAGTATACATCGCATGTATTTGGTGATAAGTCCTTAATTGTTGCATCATCTGCAAAAATTTCTTTTTTCATTGCAACTTTTGCATTATAATCTTTCATTAATTTTTTCCACGACTTCTCAATATCATCTATTGTTGACTCATAAATTGTAGCAACTAATGCATTATTAGAGCCACTTCCAATACTTTCACGCTCTTCGTGAACCTTTATTTTTCTTTGTCCAAATGCTACTGATGTAACAAATAACAATAATACTAATGCTGTAGTTCTCATATTTCTTTTTTTGTTTCGTTTGTAAAATTTTTAACTGCCCCACCTGTTAAAATAAACTTCATTGCTTCAGAAGGCTGTATATCTAAAGGAGTTACAAATTCTGAAGGAACTATGTACATTTCACCGGAAAAAGCATATGAATGTGGAAAATAAACTGCAACTTTTGTGCCTTCAACTTTAAGTTCAGATAAATCTTTTTGAGTTAAAAAACCCAGCTTCTCTAAATTGCTAATATTATTAATCTTAACAAGAACAGGAGCTGTAAATTTTTTTTCTTTCCCAACAAATGCTGCAAAAAAATCTTTTAAAGGCACATATATCTCTTTAATAATCGGAAGTCGTGTTATAAAACGGTTAAGCATTTCCATCATTGGTCTTGCAATTACAGTTCCTCCAATAAATCCCAAAACAGTAACAGCTGTAATTGTTAACACTATTCCCAATCCGGGGATTGCAGGTTTAAACAATCCGGCAAACCAGCTGTCAACAAAAACAAATAAACGGTATAAAACATAAAGCGTAACACCTATTGGTGCAGTATAAAATAATCCCTGAATAAAATAATAAAGCAGCTTTTTCATTTTATGCAAGTTTTTGTTCTTTTCTGATTTTTAATGAAAGGCCATTAACAACTATTTCATATG
The nucleotide sequence above comes from Bacteroidia bacterium. Encoded proteins:
- a CDS encoding enoyl-CoA hydratase/isomerase family protein; this encodes MKTYNSLEITLERNVATVWMNRPNVHNAFNDVMIAEITEFFESVSNKSEISAVVLRGREKSFCAGVDLNWMRDVAKQSYEENFCESKKLSKCFYAIYTCKKPTIAMVHGVALGGANGLLSACDMAYCEDNATFSLSEVKIGIVPACISPYVIKRVGEYGAKDLMLTGKRIKGKEAEQYKLVNKSFETTEKMEAEVNSVIELLRTSGPKAIAHCKKLIYDVCNVLSFDESHDYTAKVIADIRASEEGQEGMAAFLEKRKPNWVS
- a CDS encoding methylcrotonoyl-CoA carboxylase — encoded protein: MYRLETKINVNSDEFKANKEAYLKLLNEYKGVLKTVKNGGSEKAVKKHKERGKLLARERIDLLIDPNTPFLELSPLAAYGMYDNEFPSAGIVTGIGIIHGKEAVIVANDATVKGGTYMKETIKKHVRAQEIALENHLPCVYMVDSGGVFLPDQANVFPDKYHFGRFFFNQARLSALGIPQLSIVMGSCTAGGAYMPAMSDETIIVKKQGTIFIGGPPLVKAATGMVVTAEELGGADVHTAISGVSDHFAENDVHAIQICRNIFETLKASDKQILDIAPIEEPFYDPEELYGIAPIDLKKPVDSKEIIMRIVDGSKFHEFKARYAPTIVTGFARIMGYPIGIVANNGVLFSESSLKAAHFIELCCARKTPILFLQNITGFIVGKEYERGGIARNGAKMVHAVANANVPKFTLVFGSSNGAGNYAMAGRGYEPRLLNMWPNSKISVMGGEQAAGVLIQVKQDQLAERGQTMPEEEVEKLRQSILEKYEHEGSAYYSTSRLWDDGIIDPVDTRKVLAMGIAMSLNQKFPEQQFGVFRM
- a CDS encoding prohibitin family protein — protein: MAFIKILSFLILIYGIVGLILSFALINGKDKYGNATGEKKKIVFPFHKIAIGVGAVIFFIAMVIVRIGAQDAGVLVTPRGVQDEELHTGWHIIMPWNDIYIMDKTLWVYTCAHNAKEGQKRDADAIWAPTKDGIKMGFDVSVSWRIIPDEASWIYANVSENDGGSSGRYYWLEENVIRPKLKSALALTVSHFTPIEVYSTKRQEIQDNIISRMRAEVKQFKLTIEQVDLREVFYNEEYEKSINSKKLAEQEALRLIEVTKQKEEQLKQAEIEKNIAIQQAEGEAKALQIKGTSIAQNPKIIDLEWINKWNGQLPVYMMGSGQGVMLNLPNK
- a CDS encoding DUF502 domain-containing protein: MKKLLYYFIQGLFYTAPIGVTLYVLYRLFVFVDSWFAGLFKPAIPGLGIVLTITAVTVLGFIGGTVIARPMMEMLNRFITRLPIIKEIYVPLKDFFAAFVGKEKKFTAPVLVKINNISNLEKLGFLTQKDLSELKVEGTKVAVYFPHSYAFSGEMYIVPSEFVTPLDIQPSEAMKFILTGGAVKNFTNETKKEI